From Drosophila virilis strain 15010-1051.87 chromosome X, Dvir_AGI_RSII-ME, whole genome shotgun sequence, the proteins below share one genomic window:
- the LOC6634514 gene encoding proteasome subunit beta type-1: MDLNNINNILLQNHEEKRKLKKKRRRRKSSSSSSSCGPGSSRSSSSSCLESDTNGGTVLAIAGEEFVVIASDTRICSGLSIETRDQSKVFPMTPLAMVASTGLWCDTISMTSLLQIRIQMYEQEHNKPISTDALAQMISIVMYNRRFFPYHTCTILAGIDQAGKGAVYYYDPVGHMERCRYRVLGSSGKMLLPALDHGLGWEHHTLVPPDQYPPLDKERALALARNCLRVASDRDLFTGDTGVLKLITKDGIETETLPLRKD, encoded by the coding sequence ATGGATCTgaacaatataaataacataCTCTTGCAGAATCATGAGGAGAAGCGAAAgctgaagaagaagaggaggaggaggaagagcagcagcagcagcagcagctgtggccCGGGCTCGTCGAGGAGCAGTAGCTCCTCCTGCTTGGAGAGCGATACGAACGGAGGAACAGTGCTGGCCATCGCAGGGGAGGAGTTCGTGGTGATCGCCTCGGATACACGGATTTGCAGTGGGCTGAGCATCGAGACGCGCGACCAGTCGAAAGTGTTCCCGATGACCCCGCTGGCGATGGTGGCATCCACGGGACTGTGGTGCGACACCATCTCGATGACCAGCCTGCTGCAGATCCGCATCCAGATGTACGAGCAGGAGCACAACAAGCCCATTTCGACCGATGCCCTGGCCCAGATGATCTCCATTGTGATGTACAACCGGCGCTTCTTCCCCTACCACACCTGCACCATCCTGGCCGGCATTGACCAGGCGGGCAAGGGCGCCGTCTACTACTACGATCCGGTGGGCCACATGGAGCGCTGTCGCTACCGTGTGCTCGGCAGCTCCGGCAAAATGCTGCTGCCCGCCTTGGACCACGGCCTCGGCTGGGAGCACCACACCCTCGTGCCGCCCGACCAGTATCCCCCACTCGACAAGGAGCGTGCCCTGGCACTGGCTCGCAACTGTCTGCGCGTCGCCTCCGACCGGGATCTCTTCACCGGCGACACGGGCGTCCTCAAGCTCATCACCAAGGACGGCATCGAGACGGAAACGTTGCCCTTGCGCAAGGATTAG
- the LOC6634513 gene encoding uncharacterized protein isoform X1, translating into MKAATAATAARIAEDVDEDEDEDAEQPEVLHDNAKCQQQQQQQQQQQQQTVQKGKLSAKGNNSCSRNSNSNSKFHSVSEAKSKLNLHKKTRQHKANEQRKRHNQNKQNSNSNNSSNNNSSSNKHNSSNRNMAAAAYSSSGRGQRVAALRLIWLLLLLVANSNGQAQAAPAKPATVVAATQQLQFGVEGDTPTLIVAAKQQQHEQQQKHEHQQQHEQQQQHEQQQRQQQQHELKQQQQQHERQQQHEQQQQLEQQQQQQQQQHEQQQPDEQQQQQQQQYEQQQQQHEEHHNKVITTTAAASTAETIAAVNESNMPSTNVFKVPGTTTAATSTTTAASTTTAGSNTLNMSQLQQSVESVVQLLDLEMTAAPPTGNGHDGRKLTKKKQLQQQHFVPAATTTKETAMETEATTTSSTTSSTSTSSTSSSSGGGLESSQAAALLPVPNGYLGPIFMGEKTFSVVHPLKKPQATTGTNHQQEQQQQQHEDSIELQLRQGRIVEILAPTALLESNVESSSTRPGPSTTTTTTMLPAAVPQTQSVLSTTVFQVPELQQSSTTRLPMPAAEISVAPAPPRTESKISDIQIEVYDSTVDSIVASTNFRDNRGYYPLPLEQTLGTARPPSSPVAQERFTQYVIDRADVSTQPAAGAVMGVGMDKPEPAAIEIHINVSEAFGNESEDLEFSYRQPAASETKANKPNDEILVVEIIDNSAGDNSTENTFSDGMEHMNLNPMFGYPYRSDAPPSPAVRPPHDSADELFMADTKSVEGLPRPPPPPPPPPPRKPNIDRDSDTIFYISNTEVKVGESLPTVSSAVNEQQQRKLQFENQFFPASYVLDQQQQQQLQRSSAATPRYEEDILLSPQQHTADALKILRSPSSSSSGGGGGDGAPPLDVTYVGESVIEVEQQSLASTMASHGSSQQPDIVIQPAVLPDLAIGVPVIGELPPQIELKEIDYMPGELVGAGRNIYENDIESNGLGLGNDPDVIESSIQYGGDLIDDGAGGGFDGVEGSYPFESPAHRLQQQDAQGSRRHPFGHGFSHLHREQLPAAELLNATLQQHNESLRGYADSSGASAMAPLQHGERMGNATALSEDPLADYDGFLNLFAVSMGLIIVILPAALLTSMYCAVRYLLNKNATSSAAGDDSEQGQDSKNESSSCSVASFSSPISQLSIQHVSLNPNPYSNPEPNPNPDSSRNPDLIRSMSLALASGVQRIEFQFEARPDIQTPTSTGAATPTLASAAFAFSGSVTKMTLKDNHLIVVTEERHDISRNARETKMHTDKDGVFVVEVARGIDSKQPPDSPAAGAGPGADITELPFDTNTKQTAALVERSLPPSHEQVQIHAPPSDFANPSLPVAVGAGVGTVGLQLIEEEQLLPEEEPAGDEEPQPMPSLTGLSQSDLSSSSSSDSNKRYSYGNQELYVIEQPGYAQDSPHLLSAQLIAGQETTDNDQEPQSQLEEPPVPAPAAFGNAPELSEALEEAEAGQESMPAETPQEQTREEPENGYDSLMSLPAPPSTEEIKELNDFTLNESNQLDSLPPPPPPPPPPPLNEASNGEEQQQEQQQEQEEEREQEQKTEPILKLANGKIIATNAPPTTTTPAAAANGGGQEPSTLTPPASPPATPSGSPVAGGGSTLCAGSLSNGLHAVAQPMAVDVNGS; encoded by the exons ATGAAAGCGGCGACAGCTGCGACGGCTGCGCGGATTGCTGAAGATGTTGATGAAGACGAAGACGAAGATGCCGAGCAGCCAGAAGTGCTACACGACAATGCCAagtgccaacagcagcaacaacaacagcaacagcagcaacaacaaacagtgcAAAAGGGGAAATTAAGtgccaaaggcaacaacagttgcagccgcaacagcaacagcaacagcaagttTCACAGCGTCAGCGAagcaaaatcaaaactaaatttacataAGAAAACAAGACAACACAAAGCAAACGAGCAACGCAAAAGGCATAATCAAAATAAgcagaacagcaacagcaacaacagcagcaacaacaacagcagcagcaacaagcacaacagcagcaaccgcaacatggcagctgctgcatatagcagcagtgggcgtggccaacGTGTTGCCGCCTTGCGGTTAAtatggctgctgttgctactggTGGCCAACAGCAATGGCCAGGCGCAAGCAGCACCAGCAAAGCCGGCAACTGTTGTAGCTGCCACACAGCAGTTACAGTTTGGCGTTGAGGGCGACACGCCCACACTGATTGTCgctgccaagcagcagcaacatgagcaacagcagaaacatgagcaccagcagcaacatgagcagcagcaacaacatgagcagcaacaaaggcagcagcaacagcatgaactgaagcaacagcagcagcaacacgagcggcagcagcaacatgagcagcagcaacaacttgagcagcagcagcagcagcagcaacaacaacatgagcagcagcagccagatgagcagcagcagcagcaacaacaacaatacgagcagcagcagcaacaacatgagGAGCATCACAATAAAGTcatcacaacaacagcagcagcaagcacagcagAAACAATTGCTGCTGTCAATGAAAGCAACATGCCAAGCACCAATGTATTTAAAGTGCccggaacaacaacagcagcaacatctacaacaacagcagcatcaaccACAACTGCTGGCAGCAACACTTTGAACATGAGCCAACTGCAACAGTCAGTGGAGTCGGTGGTGCAGCTGCTGGACCTGGAAATGACAGCCGCACCACCAACTGGCAATGGCCACGATGGACGCAAGCTGACCAAAAAGaagcagctacagcagcaacactttGTGCCAGCGGCAACAACCACCAAGGAAACAGCAATGGAAACGGaagccaccaccaccagcagcaccaccagctccactagcaccagcagcaccagTAGCAGCAGTGGCGGCGGCCTGGAAAGCAGTCAAGCGGCCGCGCTGTTGCCCGTGCCCAATGGCTATTTGGGACCCATTTTTATGGGCGAGAAAACTTTTAGTGTGGTGCATCCGCTTAAGAAACCACAGGCAACCACAGGCACCAACCAccagcaggaacagcagcagcagcagcacgaggACTCCATTGAGCTGCAGTTGCGCCAGGGACGCATCGTGGAGATATTAGCGCCAACTGCTTTACTCGAATCAAATGTGGAAAGCAGCTCTACGCGTCCGGGCCCCAGCACCACGACAACCACAACCATGCTGCCGGCAGCTGTACCGCAAACACAGTCGGTGCTGTCGACAACTGTTTTCCAGGTGCCGGAGCTGCAGCAGAGCAGCACCACACGTTTACCTATGCCGGCGGCCGAGATCAGCGTCGCGCCGGCCCCGCCGCGCACCGAATCCAAGATATCCGACATACAAATCGAAGTATACGACTCGACGGTGGACTCCATAGTGGCATCCACGAATTTCCGGGACAATCGTGGCTACTATCCGCTGCCGCTGGAACAGACGCTGGGCACCGCCAGGCCGCCCAGCTCGCCGGTTGCCCAGGAGCGCTTCACCCAATACGTAATCGATCGCGCCGATGTCTCCACACAGCCCGCAGCGGGCGCTGTTATGGGCGTCGGCATGGACAAACCGGAGCCGGCTGCCATCGAGATACACATCAATGTGTCGGAGGCGTTTGGCAATGAGAGCGAGGATCTGGAGTTCTCCTACCGCCAGCCGGCGGCCAGCGAGACAAAGGCCAACAAGCCCAACGACGAGATACTCGTCGTTGAGATCATTGACAACAGCGCCGGGGATAACAGCACCGAGAACACATTTAGTGACGGCATGGAGCACATGAATCTGAATCCCATGTTCGGCTATCCGTATCGCTCTGATGCGCCGCCGTCGCCGGCCGTACGTCCGCCCCACGATTCCGCCGATGAGCTATTCATGGCGGATACGAAGAGCGTTGAGGGCTTGCCAcggccaccgccgccgccgccaccgccgccgccgcgcaAGCCGAACATCGATCGCGACTCGGACACCATATTCTACATATCCAACACGGAGGTCAAAGTGGGCGAATCCCTGCCCACCGTCAGCAGCGCCGtcaacgagcagcagcagcgcaagcTCCAGTTCGAGAATCAGTTCTTTCCCGCCAGCTACGTGCtggaccagcagcagcagcagcagctgcagcgcagcTCAGCCGCCACGCCCCGTTATGAGGAGGACATTCTACTCTCGCCGCAGCAGCACACCGCCGACGCCCTAAAGATTCTGCGCagtcccagcagcagcagcagcggtggcGGGGGAGGAGATGGCGCTCCTCCGCTGGATGTGACCTATGTGGGTGAATCGGTTATTGAGGTGGAACAGCAGTCGCTGGCCTCCACAATGGCGAGCCATGGCAGCTCCCAGCAGCCGGACATTGTCATACAGCCGGCGGTTCTGCCCGATTTGGCCATTGGAGTGCCCGTCATTGGCGAGCTGCCGCCGCAGATTGAGCTCAAGGAGATCGACTATATGCCCGGCGAGCTGGTTGGCGCGGGGCGCAACATCTATGAGAACGACATTGAGAGCAACGGCCTGGGTCTGGGCAACGATCCGGATGTCATCGAGAGCTCCATTCAGTATGGTGGCGATCTGATTGACGATGGCGCCGGCGGCGGCTTTGATGGCGTCGAGGGTTCCTATCCTTTCGAGAGTCCGGCCCatcggctgcagcagcaggatgCACAGGGCTCTCGACGCCACCCGTTTGGTCACGGCTTCAGTCACCTGCATCGCGAGCAGCTGCCCGCCGCAGAGCTACTGAATGCCACGCTCCAGCAGCACAACGAGAGCCTCAGGGGCTATGCCGATTCGAGTGGTGCATCCGCCATGGCGCCCCTGCAGCACGGGGAGCGCATGGGCAATGCCACCGCCCTTTCGGAGGATCCGCTCGCCGACTATGATG GTTTTCTCAATCTCTTCGCCGTTTCCATGGGCCTCATCATTGTCATTCTGCCCGCTGCGCTCCTCACGTCCATGTACTGCGCCGTACG TTATTTACTGAATAAGAATGCGACTTCGAGTGCCGCTGGCGATGACAGCGAACAGGGCCAGGATTCCAAGAATGAG TCGTCGTCCTGCTCGGTCGCATCCTTCTCGTCGCCAATATCGCAGCTAAGCATTCAACACGTGAGTCTGAATCCGAATCCGTATTCGAATCCGGAACCGAATCCGAATCCGGACTCGAGTCGAAATCCAGATCTGATTCGGTCCATGTCTTTGGCCCTGGCCAGCGGCGTGCAGCGCATCGAGTTTCAATTTGAGGCGCGCCCAGATATACAGACGCCCACATCGACGggcgctgccacgcccacattgGCGAGCGCTGCGTTCGCGTTCAGTGGCTCCGTCACAAAGATGACGCTCAAAGATAATCATCTGATTGTTGTCACCGAAGAGCGCCAT GACATATCGCGCAACGCACGCGAGACCAAGATGCACACGGACAAGGACGGCGTCTTCGTGGTGGAGGTGGCGCGCGGCATCGATTCCAAGCAGCCGCCGGATAGCCCCGCCGCCGGCGCCGGCCCAGGCGCTGACATTACCGAGCTGCCCTTCGATACGAACACCAAGCAGACGGCGGCGCTGGTCGAACGGAGCCTGCCGCCCAGTCATGAGCAGGTGCAGATTCATGCGCCACCCAGCGATTTTGCAAATCCCTCGTTGCCAGTCGCAGTCGGAGCTGGAGTCGGTACTGTTGGCCTGCAGCTCATTGAGgaagagcagctgctgcccgaGGAGGAACCAGCCGGGGACGAGGAGCCGCAGCCGATGCCATCGCTTACCGGACTGTCCCAGTCGGATCTTAGCTCCAGCTCGTCCAGTGACTCGAACAAGCGCTACTCCTATGGCAACCAGGAACTCTATGTCATCGAGCAGCCCGGCTATGCCCAGGACTCGCCACATTTGCTCAGCGCCCAGCTAATCGCCGGCCAGGAAACCACCGATAATGACCAGGAGCCGCAGTCACAGCTGGAAGAGCCACCGGTACCGGCACCCGCCGCCTTCGGCAATGCCCCAGAACTGTCGGAGGCACTAGAAGAGGCAGAGGCCGGGCAGGAGTCGATGCCAGCTGAGACACCTCAGGAGCAGACCAGGGAGGAGCCGGAAAATGGCTATGACAGCTTGATGAGCCTGCCGGCGCCGCCCTCCACCGAGGAGATTAAAGAGCTCAACGATTTTACGCTAAACGAATCGAACCAATTGGATTCATtaccgccgccaccaccgccaccgccgccgccgccgctaaACGAGGCGTCAAATGGCgaggagcagcaacaggagcagcagcaggagcaggaggaaGAGAgggagcaggagcagaagaCAGAGCCAATATTAAAGCTAGCAAATGGAAAAATCATTGCCACCAAtgcaccaccaacaacaacaacaccagcagccgcagccaatGGCGGGGGGCAGGAGCCGTCCACATTGACGCCGCCCGCCTCGCCGCCCGCCACGCCCAGCGGCTCGCCGGTGGCCGGCGGCGGCTCCACGCTGTGCGCGGGCAGTCTCAGCAATGGGCTGCATGCGGTTGCACAGCCCATGGCTGTCGATGTGAATGGCagttaa
- the LOC6634513 gene encoding uncharacterized protein isoform X2: MKAATAATAARIAEDVDEDEDEDAEQPEVLHDNAKCQQQQQQQQQQQQQTVQKGKLSAKGNNSCSRNSNSNSKFHSVSEAKSKLNLHKKTRQHKANEQRKRHNQNKQNSNSNNSSNNNSSSNKHNSSNRNMAAAAYSSSGRGQRVAALRLIWLLLLLVANSNGQAQAAPAKPATVVAATQQLQFGVEGDTPTLIVAAKQQQHEQQQKHEHQQQHEQQQQHEQQQRQQQQHELKQQQQQHERQQQHEQQQQLEQQQQQQQQQHEQQQPDEQQQQQQQQYEQQQQQHEEHHNKVITTTAAASTAETIAAVNESNMPSTNVFKVPGTTTAATSTTTAASTTTAGSNTLNMSQLQQSVESVVQLLDLEMTAAPPTGNGHDGRKLTKKKQLQQQHFVPAATTTKETAMETEATTTSSTTSSTSTSSTSSSSGGGLESSQAAALLPVPNGYLGPIFMGEKTFSVVHPLKKPQATTGTNHQQEQQQQQHEDSIELQLRQGRIVEILAPTALLESNVESSSTRPGPSTTTTTTMLPAAVPQTQSVLSTTVFQVPELQQSSTTRLPMPAAEISVAPAPPRTESKISDIQIEVYDSTVDSIVASTNFRDNRGYYPLPLEQTLGTARPPSSPVAQERFTQYVIDRADVSTQPAAGAVMGVGMDKPEPAAIEIHINVSEAFGNESEDLEFSYRQPAASETKANKPNDEILVVEIIDNSAGDNSTENTFSDGMEHMNLNPMFGYPYRSDAPPSPAVRPPHDSADELFMADTKSVEGLPRPPPPPPPPPPRKPNIDRDSDTIFYISNTEVKVGESLPTVSSAVNEQQQRKLQFENQFFPASYVLDQQQQQQLQRSSAATPRYEEDILLSPQQHTADALKILRSPSSSSSGGGGGDGAPPLDVTYVGESVIEVEQQSLASTMASHGSSQQPDIVIQPAVLPDLAIGVPVIGELPPQIELKEIDYMPGELVGAGRNIYENDIESNGLGLGNDPDVIESSIQYGGDLIDDGAGGGFDGVEGSYPFESPAHRLQQQDAQGSRRHPFGHGFSHLHREQLPAAELLNATLQQHNESLRGYADSSGASAMAPLQHGERMGNATALSEDPLADYDGFLNLFAVSMGLIIVILPAALLTSMYCAVRYLLNKNATSSAAGDDSEQGQDSKNEDISRNARETKMHTDKDGVFVVEVARGIDSKQPPDSPAAGAGPGADITELPFDTNTKQTAALVERSLPPSHEQVQIHAPPSDFANPSLPVAVGAGVGTVGLQLIEEEQLLPEEEPAGDEEPQPMPSLTGLSQSDLSSSSSSDSNKRYSYGNQELYVIEQPGYAQDSPHLLSAQLIAGQETTDNDQEPQSQLEEPPVPAPAAFGNAPELSEALEEAEAGQESMPAETPQEQTREEPENGYDSLMSLPAPPSTEEIKELNDFTLNESNQLDSLPPPPPPPPPPPLNEASNGEEQQQEQQQEQEEEREQEQKTEPILKLANGKIIATNAPPTTTTPAAAANGGGQEPSTLTPPASPPATPSGSPVAGGGSTLCAGSLSNGLHAVAQPMAVDVNGS; encoded by the exons ATGAAAGCGGCGACAGCTGCGACGGCTGCGCGGATTGCTGAAGATGTTGATGAAGACGAAGACGAAGATGCCGAGCAGCCAGAAGTGCTACACGACAATGCCAagtgccaacagcagcaacaacaacagcaacagcagcaacaacaaacagtgcAAAAGGGGAAATTAAGtgccaaaggcaacaacagttgcagccgcaacagcaacagcaacagcaagttTCACAGCGTCAGCGAagcaaaatcaaaactaaatttacataAGAAAACAAGACAACACAAAGCAAACGAGCAACGCAAAAGGCATAATCAAAATAAgcagaacagcaacagcaacaacagcagcaacaacaacagcagcagcaacaagcacaacagcagcaaccgcaacatggcagctgctgcatatagcagcagtgggcgtggccaacGTGTTGCCGCCTTGCGGTTAAtatggctgctgttgctactggTGGCCAACAGCAATGGCCAGGCGCAAGCAGCACCAGCAAAGCCGGCAACTGTTGTAGCTGCCACACAGCAGTTACAGTTTGGCGTTGAGGGCGACACGCCCACACTGATTGTCgctgccaagcagcagcaacatgagcaacagcagaaacatgagcaccagcagcaacatgagcagcagcaacaacatgagcagcaacaaaggcagcagcaacagcatgaactgaagcaacagcagcagcaacacgagcggcagcagcaacatgagcagcagcaacaacttgagcagcagcagcagcagcagcaacaacaacatgagcagcagcagccagatgagcagcagcagcagcaacaacaacaatacgagcagcagcagcaacaacatgagGAGCATCACAATAAAGTcatcacaacaacagcagcagcaagcacagcagAAACAATTGCTGCTGTCAATGAAAGCAACATGCCAAGCACCAATGTATTTAAAGTGCccggaacaacaacagcagcaacatctacaacaacagcagcatcaaccACAACTGCTGGCAGCAACACTTTGAACATGAGCCAACTGCAACAGTCAGTGGAGTCGGTGGTGCAGCTGCTGGACCTGGAAATGACAGCCGCACCACCAACTGGCAATGGCCACGATGGACGCAAGCTGACCAAAAAGaagcagctacagcagcaacactttGTGCCAGCGGCAACAACCACCAAGGAAACAGCAATGGAAACGGaagccaccaccaccagcagcaccaccagctccactagcaccagcagcaccagTAGCAGCAGTGGCGGCGGCCTGGAAAGCAGTCAAGCGGCCGCGCTGTTGCCCGTGCCCAATGGCTATTTGGGACCCATTTTTATGGGCGAGAAAACTTTTAGTGTGGTGCATCCGCTTAAGAAACCACAGGCAACCACAGGCACCAACCAccagcaggaacagcagcagcagcagcacgaggACTCCATTGAGCTGCAGTTGCGCCAGGGACGCATCGTGGAGATATTAGCGCCAACTGCTTTACTCGAATCAAATGTGGAAAGCAGCTCTACGCGTCCGGGCCCCAGCACCACGACAACCACAACCATGCTGCCGGCAGCTGTACCGCAAACACAGTCGGTGCTGTCGACAACTGTTTTCCAGGTGCCGGAGCTGCAGCAGAGCAGCACCACACGTTTACCTATGCCGGCGGCCGAGATCAGCGTCGCGCCGGCCCCGCCGCGCACCGAATCCAAGATATCCGACATACAAATCGAAGTATACGACTCGACGGTGGACTCCATAGTGGCATCCACGAATTTCCGGGACAATCGTGGCTACTATCCGCTGCCGCTGGAACAGACGCTGGGCACCGCCAGGCCGCCCAGCTCGCCGGTTGCCCAGGAGCGCTTCACCCAATACGTAATCGATCGCGCCGATGTCTCCACACAGCCCGCAGCGGGCGCTGTTATGGGCGTCGGCATGGACAAACCGGAGCCGGCTGCCATCGAGATACACATCAATGTGTCGGAGGCGTTTGGCAATGAGAGCGAGGATCTGGAGTTCTCCTACCGCCAGCCGGCGGCCAGCGAGACAAAGGCCAACAAGCCCAACGACGAGATACTCGTCGTTGAGATCATTGACAACAGCGCCGGGGATAACAGCACCGAGAACACATTTAGTGACGGCATGGAGCACATGAATCTGAATCCCATGTTCGGCTATCCGTATCGCTCTGATGCGCCGCCGTCGCCGGCCGTACGTCCGCCCCACGATTCCGCCGATGAGCTATTCATGGCGGATACGAAGAGCGTTGAGGGCTTGCCAcggccaccgccgccgccgccaccgccgccgccgcgcaAGCCGAACATCGATCGCGACTCGGACACCATATTCTACATATCCAACACGGAGGTCAAAGTGGGCGAATCCCTGCCCACCGTCAGCAGCGCCGtcaacgagcagcagcagcgcaagcTCCAGTTCGAGAATCAGTTCTTTCCCGCCAGCTACGTGCtggaccagcagcagcagcagcagctgcagcgcagcTCAGCCGCCACGCCCCGTTATGAGGAGGACATTCTACTCTCGCCGCAGCAGCACACCGCCGACGCCCTAAAGATTCTGCGCagtcccagcagcagcagcagcggtggcGGGGGAGGAGATGGCGCTCCTCCGCTGGATGTGACCTATGTGGGTGAATCGGTTATTGAGGTGGAACAGCAGTCGCTGGCCTCCACAATGGCGAGCCATGGCAGCTCCCAGCAGCCGGACATTGTCATACAGCCGGCGGTTCTGCCCGATTTGGCCATTGGAGTGCCCGTCATTGGCGAGCTGCCGCCGCAGATTGAGCTCAAGGAGATCGACTATATGCCCGGCGAGCTGGTTGGCGCGGGGCGCAACATCTATGAGAACGACATTGAGAGCAACGGCCTGGGTCTGGGCAACGATCCGGATGTCATCGAGAGCTCCATTCAGTATGGTGGCGATCTGATTGACGATGGCGCCGGCGGCGGCTTTGATGGCGTCGAGGGTTCCTATCCTTTCGAGAGTCCGGCCCatcggctgcagcagcaggatgCACAGGGCTCTCGACGCCACCCGTTTGGTCACGGCTTCAGTCACCTGCATCGCGAGCAGCTGCCCGCCGCAGAGCTACTGAATGCCACGCTCCAGCAGCACAACGAGAGCCTCAGGGGCTATGCCGATTCGAGTGGTGCATCCGCCATGGCGCCCCTGCAGCACGGGGAGCGCATGGGCAATGCCACCGCCCTTTCGGAGGATCCGCTCGCCGACTATGATG GTTTTCTCAATCTCTTCGCCGTTTCCATGGGCCTCATCATTGTCATTCTGCCCGCTGCGCTCCTCACGTCCATGTACTGCGCCGTACG TTATTTACTGAATAAGAATGCGACTTCGAGTGCCGCTGGCGATGACAGCGAACAGGGCCAGGATTCCAAGAATGAG GACATATCGCGCAACGCACGCGAGACCAAGATGCACACGGACAAGGACGGCGTCTTCGTGGTGGAGGTGGCGCGCGGCATCGATTCCAAGCAGCCGCCGGATAGCCCCGCCGCCGGCGCCGGCCCAGGCGCTGACATTACCGAGCTGCCCTTCGATACGAACACCAAGCAGACGGCGGCGCTGGTCGAACGGAGCCTGCCGCCCAGTCATGAGCAGGTGCAGATTCATGCGCCACCCAGCGATTTTGCAAATCCCTCGTTGCCAGTCGCAGTCGGAGCTGGAGTCGGTACTGTTGGCCTGCAGCTCATTGAGgaagagcagctgctgcccgaGGAGGAACCAGCCGGGGACGAGGAGCCGCAGCCGATGCCATCGCTTACCGGACTGTCCCAGTCGGATCTTAGCTCCAGCTCGTCCAGTGACTCGAACAAGCGCTACTCCTATGGCAACCAGGAACTCTATGTCATCGAGCAGCCCGGCTATGCCCAGGACTCGCCACATTTGCTCAGCGCCCAGCTAATCGCCGGCCAGGAAACCACCGATAATGACCAGGAGCCGCAGTCACAGCTGGAAGAGCCACCGGTACCGGCACCCGCCGCCTTCGGCAATGCCCCAGAACTGTCGGAGGCACTAGAAGAGGCAGAGGCCGGGCAGGAGTCGATGCCAGCTGAGACACCTCAGGAGCAGACCAGGGAGGAGCCGGAAAATGGCTATGACAGCTTGATGAGCCTGCCGGCGCCGCCCTCCACCGAGGAGATTAAAGAGCTCAACGATTTTACGCTAAACGAATCGAACCAATTGGATTCATtaccgccgccaccaccgccaccgccgccgccgccgctaaACGAGGCGTCAAATGGCgaggagcagcaacaggagcagcagcaggagcaggaggaaGAGAgggagcaggagcagaagaCAGAGCCAATATTAAAGCTAGCAAATGGAAAAATCATTGCCACCAAtgcaccaccaacaacaacaacaccagcagccgcagccaatGGCGGGGGGCAGGAGCCGTCCACATTGACGCCGCCCGCCTCGCCGCCCGCCACGCCCAGCGGCTCGCCGGTGGCCGGCGGCGGCTCCACGCTGTGCGCGGGCAGTCTCAGCAATGGGCTGCATGCGGTTGCACAGCCCATGGCTGTCGATGTGAATGGCagttaa